The Radiobacillus deserti genomic interval ATTGTTTTTTTGGCCATTTTTATTCTAACGTTCTTATCTATCATCTTTAGATGGTTCGTGCAAACGTACCAGGTCGATGAAAGAGCATTCCATCTTAATAAAGGATTATTTGTGAAATCTAAGCAAACAGTTCCTTTTACAAAAATCCAAAATATAAATCGACATACTTCTTTTTTTCATCGACTTTTTCAAGTGACATCCATTCATTTTGAGACGGGCATGAATAATGAGGAATCATCTGTTGATTTTCCAGTTATAACTCAGGCAGAAGCAGATCGTTTAGAAGCACAGGTAAAGCAATTTGATACTAATGTTGATCAAGAAGGAGAAGAACAAGTTTTAGAGAATCAAGAGCCTTCATTACATAAAACGATTCACTTTACACCAACGAAGAAGGATACTTTTAAAGCGGCATTCTCATCTTTAAGCTTTCTTGTGTTCGTTCCGTTACTTATATCTGTTTATACAAATATAGATGACATTTTTGATCTGGATAAACAAGCAGAGGGGCTTTTTTATATCATTATCCATTCCTGGTGGATTACGACTATCGTTGTTTTCATAATTATTGTTTCATCCTTAGCGTATGGAATTATTCGCACGTATATAAAATACGGAAAATATGAGATTTCTTCCGATTCAGACCGAATCTATATTAAAAAAGGAATCCTAGATGAAACGGCTTTTTCTATCTCAAAAGAAAAGGTGCAAGCTGTTGAAGTATCACAGTCCTTCATGAAGCGAATTCTTGGTCTAGCAGAAGTTAAGCTAACAAGTACTAGTAATTCCATCAATGATAAGTTAGAAGTAAACACATTATATCCTTTTCTACCAATTCATCGAGCATACGGAATAATCTCAGATATATTGCCATCTTATAATATTGTGGAAGAGATGGAGAGACTTCCTAAACAATCGTTATGGATTCGACTAATGAGACCAAGTTGGTTCTGGATTATCGTTGTCATTGTTCTTTTTTTCTGGAAACCTGCTTTTCTAGGTTTAGATGGTTTTTGGTGGATGGGATCGATCTTGTTATTCGTTGTTATCTACTTGTCTAGAGTGCTGGATTATTTTCATACTCGCTATGTGTTACGTGGACCATTTATCCAAATGAAAACAGGATCGTTTTCTACCACACTATTCATGACAAAAAGAGATAAAGTAATAGGTGTAACTGTATCGAGAGGTCCAGTACAACGTAAGTTGCGTCTTGCTTCTATATTAACGAAGAACCGTGCAAATCCTATCCGATATTCTGGGCTGGATGATGTTCCTCAATCTATAGCAAACGATTTTTATTACTGGTATGCAGACAGAAGAAAAGATATAAATATTGAGGAATGAAGAGGCAGATTTATTGGCAATTTATAAGTAGGAAACTATAATAATGGCAAGTAAATCATCGATACAAAATTGCCATTGAAAGGAGCCTATTTGTATGGAATTTGCGGTGAAATGGAAGGATAAAATGGCTTTTAGTGGTCAAACACCATCCGGACATGAAATCAATATGGATGCCTCTGCAGAAGTAGGAGGAGAAAACACAGGTGCTAGGCCTACTGAATTACTTCTAAATGCGGTAGCAGGATGTACGGGAATTGATATTATTTCTATTTTGAAAAAGATGCGGTTAGATCCTACATCTTTTGAGATGAAGATAGAAGGTAGTCGAGCAGAAGAGCATCCTAAACGCTTCACGAAGGTTCATATTCATTATGCGTTGGAGGGAGAGCTGCCGGAGGATAAGGTCGCTCGTGCGATCAAACTATCGATGGATACGTATTGCTCCGTTTCTCATTCCTTAAATGCGGAGATTACAGCCAGTTACTCTATCAATGGGACAGAGGGGAAGGAAGAACTATAGTAAAATGCCAGGAACCGAAAGGGTTCTTGGCTTTTTTGCATTTAAATATGTGTACGCTCCATTCTTCTGATTTTTCTTAGTAATCGGACATAGGAAAAGCCATTTAAGAGGATTAGAATGACATAAAGAATCTGTAAGATGGACACGTACGCATATTTAGCTGGTAGTACGATCGTAAAGAAAATGGTAAGTACAGCAATTAACACATTTAATATAAAATTGGATAAATCTTTGTACTTTTTAACTTTTGATTCAAGATGTGAATAAATGTCTGGTGTCTCTTTATGTAATGAAGCATTGGTACGAAAGTAATACCAATCTTGGAAACGTCCTACGTGCTCCCATCCAGCATCTTCAAAAAGATTTATATACTCTGCCACATCATTTTTTCGGTTTCCTTTATAATCCAATTTATATACATAATCCTTTGGTTCTGTTCTTTTAAATGTATAAAAAAACCAATTATAACGAATGAAATCCCATCCGTTATTAGCCATATTCCTGAGCCAGTTTTCTTCTGCATCATTTTGCCAGACCCAAAAAATTTTAAATATTTTTTTATTCATTGTCTTCTCCTCCAACTGAATCGATATAAGTTTTGCTGATAGACACTAAGTCAAACAAACGTTTGTACTCAAGCTTTATTATTTTTTTACCTAAGCTTGTAATTTGATAACATTTTTTCTTTCTTCTTTTATATCCGCTACTTTCTCAATAATCCGTTGCTTTTCTAACTTAGAGAGCGCACCATAAAGAGTACCTGGCCCCAGCTTTACTTCTCCGTGACTCATTTCCTCTACCTTTTGCATAATGCCATAACCATGCAAAGGCTCAATGAGAGCTAGAAGTATGTAGTAGGTCGTATGCGTTAATAAGCAACAAGAAGTTGAAAATAAACTAATTTTTTCGAGTGGCTTAATCATGGTGAATACATGTACTATAGAAAATTTTAGAAAAATTTAAGAAACTAGTATGTCTATTTATAGTAAACTATTTGGTAATATTTCCGCGCGTAGGATAGGACTTTAGAATGATTGTATTATAGGTATAAAATCACGTATGGATAATAGTTGCTTAGTAGATTGTGCTATAATAACCGTGAAATTAGTACATAAGCAAGGGGAGAGGTAAAATGAAAATTGTATGTACTGGTTATGGAGTCTTAGCTCCTAATACTATCAACATAGACGCGTACAAGAAGAATTTAGAACAAGGAAATTGTGCGTTAGAATTGGAAGAAGGAGCCGGGCCAAAAGATGAATCTAATATCGTTGGCTATATTCGTGAAGGATTAGAAGAATTTGAATTAGATAAAAAAGAAAAAAGATTGCCTAGAGTAACAAAGATGGGGATAAAAGCTACAAAAGAGGCAATAAACTCTGCCAGAATAGACTTGGAAGGAAAGAAAGTGGGATTATTCTTCGGTGTATCTTTAGGAGCGACTGGGGAAGAATTGTATCAAGATGCTATTAAACAAGCTAATGAAGACAATTACAGAAAGGTGCCGCTTGTTTTTTCCCATTATGCAAACACACACTCTATTTCTGCTGCTATTGCCCATTCAATTGGCCTAAAAGGGATGGTCAAAACCATTACAACTGGTTGTACGTCAAGTTTAGAAGCTGTGGAAGAAGCAATGGTTTACTTGAAGAGTGGGAAAATTGACGTGGCTATTGTTGGAGGATCCGATACACCGATTTGCCCTCCGACCACGTATGCATTTTCAAAAACAAGAGTGTTGCCTTTAAATCAAGGGTTAGAGGATGGTGCGGTTCCTTTCCATTCCGATAGTGCTGGATTTGCAATGGCGGAAGCAGCTGGTGCGGTTATTTTGGAAAGGGAAGAAGATGCAGTCCACAGATCTGCAGACATTCGTGGAGAGATTGTGGATATTGTATCCAATAACGACGGCATCTATATTTTCTCTTTAGACGAGTCAGGAGAGCAAATGCTAGCTGCATTAAAGGAAGTAACAATGAACCGAACACCAGATTATATAAATAGCCAAGCTCTTGGGATACAAATAAATGATAAAATAGAAGAAAAATGCTCAAAGACATTGTTCGACCATAAGATTCCTTATACATCGATAAAAAGTATGTACGGAAACCCATTTGGAGCAATTGGAATATTACAGGTTATCTCAACATTGTTGAGTCTGGAGCATGGATTTATTCCACCTACTATTCGAACAGATAAGAAGGGGTATGAAAGTATGAATGTGGTAACTCAGACGGTCTACCAAGAGGTTAAAGAAGTTGCTATTACGAACCATGGATATGGTGGGAATAATGCATGTGCTTATATAAAGAAATATAATCATAGGTAAACAGATAGGGGGGGAACACCACGATTATTGGGATATTAATTGGTACAATTGGATTCATTCCGTTAGTTCTAGCCCTGAGCATGCGGAACATTTACAAAGAATCCATTCTATCAACTGCCTTATGTATATATATGATTCTAATCATGGTTTGGCAGATGGATGTCGGCATCTTATATTTTAAAGGGATATTAGAAGAAGATACCATTCTAACCTTGTTTAAACTTTTTAGGCTCGGACCTACTTTTTCGGTACCAATTGTGTTCTTCATTGCCTATCGAGTTATGAAAAATGAGCCGGCGATGTTAAAAGATGGGAGTTGGCTTTGGAAAGTTCTAATTCGAATTTTCGATAAAAAGGTGCTTACCTTTTTGATAGGTTGGAGTGCTGTAGTGTACCTCATACACTGGACGCCATTAGGAATTCGAGGTTTGGAAGCATCCAGAACCGATTTTTTACCGATACACCATTACTTTCCTGTCTATGGTGTAATGTCCTGGGTGTATATCGTTCACATGAGTGGCTTTGTTCTGATGATGATTGTTGTTTATTTGACGACTAGAAAACTAATTGATTCAAGCATGAAGGTTTTTTTAAAATCGTTTAGTATTTACTCAACATTTTTGATCGTTTGTGGTTTTTTAAACTTCGTACCAAAATTAGGAGTAGTATCTAGCAGTATTGGGGTGGTTATTTTTTCTACACTAATCGTTCACGAATTTATCAAGATGAACACACGTTTAAAATTTAACTACTATCAATTGATGGAACGACAGAAAAAATTAGATTATACAGGAAACCTGGCCGGCAGTCTCATCCATGAAGTGAAAAATACCAATCAAATCATCAAAGGCTTTGCTAAAGTACTAGACGATAGTGAAAGCCTCACTCAGCGGGGAAAAGGTGCTTTAGAAATGATTAAAAGTTCTTCAGAGCATTTGGAAGGTTTATCTAACAATTACAAAGAATATTTGAAATCATCTGCAATCTCGTTAGATAAAGTGGACTTGGAGCTAATTATACGGAGATCTATTAGCTTTTCCTCCGAAATGTTGGCTGAGCATGGAGTAGACATTAAGTTCACAAACCATTACAAACCCCTGCATGCATATGTGAATAGGACTAACTTGGAACAAGTATTTATCAATATGATAAAGAATAGCATTGAAGCAATGCCAAGTGAAAGAGAAAAGCGAGAGATACAGATTAGCACGGAAATGAAAGAAGAACGAATCATTATTCATTTGAAGGATACAGGGAAAGGAATCCCTAAGGAAAATTGGGAGAGTATTTTTGACCCATTTATTTCTTTTAATGAAAAGGGAATGGGATTAGGACTTCCATTTGTCAAGAAGACGGTCATCGAACATTTAGGGAATATTTATGTGGTGGAAAGTTCAGCGGAAGGTACCCATTTTCAAATTGAATTACCACAAAATGGGATATTAGTTAGCTAGATAAAAAATAAGCTTCCTAAACATTTGTTTATTGTTAGATTAAGCAGAAAAAAGGGATTGGGACATAACGAAAAGGATAAGCCGAAAAGCCGAACAACAGCCTATTCTAGCTCCGGAAACATACGTAGACTCCAGCGGAAAAAAGCATCGGTGAGACCCCACCGTGCGTCAGCGCGAGGAGGCTCACCAGCCGCCCGCGGAAAGCGTATATATTTCCAGAGCGGGGATAGGCACTATTTATAATTGTTCGTTTTTTCATTGCTTACTATACTTTTGTCCCAGCCTCTTTTCTACTATTACGCTTTAAGGTCAACCAAATTTCCTAAATCTGGGTGTTCTGGTGTCGGGGCACCCATCATTTGGAGTAATTGATAGCTGTTTTGCTCGGAAGTTTGCATCGCTTTTTTTGCTAATGCGATACCTACCTGTTGACCTAGGGAAGCTTGGTTCATGGCCATCGATAATGCCGCTACGTCCAATGCTGTCACCTCCTATGCTTCATGTATCGGTTTATTGTTCCATATTATAAAGAATATGGAACAAAAAAGTTCTGTTAGAAAGAGAATCACCTAACAGAACTTTTTTGTTACTTAGAGATTAAATTCTTCGATTGCAAAAACTCTCGAGCAACCTCCTCATACTTGGCACCATCTATATCCACTTTTGCATTCATCGCTTGCATCTCTTCTTCGGAGATCTGTCCAGCTAAGCCATTAAGCGTTTCTTCTAACCCAGGATAGCTGTCTAAGATTTCTTGACGTATCACGATAGCAGCATCATATTTAGGAAAAAATCCTTTATCGTCCTCGGTTGTTTGGAGATTATTCCGTTCAATTCTACCATCTGTAGTGAAAGCAGGGATTACATCTATTTCCCCATTAATGAGTGCTTGGTACATAACATTAGGGTCAAAGCTTTCCGTTTGAGAGAATTCAAATCCATAAGCTTCTTTAAATGCTTCATACCCATCACCTTTTCTCTCATAAAAGGCATGTGGCGCACCGAATGAAAGATTATTAGAAAGAGCAGCAATATCCGAATAGGTTTCTGCTTCAAAGTCTGCATCTTCTGTATAGGCAAGCGTATAATTGTTTTCAAACCCTAGTGGCTTTAACCATGTCGAGTTATAGGTTTCTTCATATCCTTCTCTAACTCGTTTTAGGATGCTTTCACTAGATTCTCCAGGCTTAGCTTGTTCATTCAGTACAGCTTCTAGGCCAGTACCAGTATATTCTACATACATATCAATCTCTTCGTTTTCTAATGCTGGCGTTAAAATGGCAACTTCCCCTAATCCGTCTCGTAAATCAACATCATAGTCTGTATTTTCTTCAATATAAATGGCTAGCACTTGTGAAAGTATATATTGTTCTGTCCAGTTTTTTCCGGATACAACTAGTGGTTCTTTATTAGAGGCTGAATCTTCTTTCATATCTCCGCATGCAGCTAATAAGATTATAAGAAAAGGGACAAGTGCTATTCCTACAATTTTGATATGTTTCATCTTGCTCGCTCCTTTACGATTTAATTCCTTTCGGTGTTACTTTTTTCTCTAATATTTTTAACACAAAATCAAATAATAAAGCTAGAAGGGCAACTGGTATGGCTCCAGCAAGAACTAAACTATTATTCCAGGATTGGAGTCCTCTCCAGATTACATCGCCTAAACCACCTGCACCTACAAACGTTGCAAGTGTGGCGACCCCAACTGTTAAGACGGTTGCGGTTCGAATTCCAGCCATCATAAAAGGAAGGGAAAGTGGGAGTTGTATCTTCCATAAAACCTGTCTTTTTGTCATTCCCATCCCTTCCCCTGCTTCAATAATTCCTTCATCAACTTCAGTTATCCCTGTATATGTGTTTCGTAATATAGGAAGAAGCGCATAGATGACCAGCGCTACAAGTGCGGTTTTTGCGCCAATTCCTAATATTGGTACTAAAAAACCAAATAATGCAAGACTCGGAATCGTTTGAAGAACCGCTGTAATTCCAATGTATATTTCTGCAACCTTTTGTTTTCTAGAAATATAAATACCAAGTGGGAGTGAGATTGCAACCGCAATTATAATGGCAATGAATGATAGATAAAGATGCTCTATAAACCCTTCTATAATAAGGTCTTGTCTAGATAGGACTGTGTCCCAAAAAACGTGCAAAGCTACCATTTTAATACACCCCCTCTTGGAGATTAGCAATGACATAGAGTAAGTCATCTTTTTCTATGATACCAATCAATTGGTTCGATTCATTTTCGATGCCAACTGTATCGACTTGCTGAATAAGCATCGTTTTTAACACTTCTTGAAGGCTCGTATTTTGATGTAATCTAGGAAGCTCGTTCCATTTTTTATCCAAATCTAGCTGCTTCATAACCGTTTTGGCAGATTTGTAGAGAGAGAATGTTTGTTGTGCTTTTTTGATACGGTCTTCTCCTAAAAAAGAACGCACAAATTCATTGGATGGCGAATGTAAGATTTCGGCTGGTGTCCCCATTTGTTCGAGTCTACCGTCTTTCATGACGACCATTTTGTCCGAAATTTTTATTGCTTCATCCATATCGTGTGTTACGAACACAATCGTTTTATGTATCGTTTGTTGTAACAGTTTTAGCTCCTCTTGAAGCTGTTCCCGACTGATTGGATCCAAGGCACTAAATGGCTCGTCCATAAGTATGATAGGGGGATCTCCTGCAAGTGCTCGAATTACACCAATTCGTTGTTGTTGACCACCGCTTAATTCTAGAGGATACCTTTTTTTATAGATGGAAGGATCTAGGCCAACTAAATCTAATAAATCGTCCACTTTCTTTTGATAGTTTTCCTTTGGCCACCCTTTAAGCTTTGGAACAATCGAAACATTTTCTTCGATGGTCATGTGCGGCATGAGTCCAATCCGTTGGATGACATATCCGATGTTTCTTCGAAGATCCACAGCCTCTTTTTGTGCAATATCTTCTGAATCCATCCATATCCGACCTGATGTTAAAGGAATTAGTTTGTTGATCATCTTCATTGTCGTTGTTTTTCCACATCCACTAGGACCAATCAAAGTAACTAAGTTCCCAGTCGGTATGGTGAAAGAGATATCGTCAACGGCTACAGTACCGTCATTATACGTTTTTTTTACGTTTTCAAACGTGATCATAGAATAATCACCTCCAAATTCGATAGGTAACGACTTAATAGTATAATTACCCCAATAATGAGTCAAAGAATCCGAACTTTTTCAAATAATGTAATTTTCTATCCTCCGGAGGAGAAAAATGAGAAAATGGTGGTTGGACGGATTTTTTAAACAGTGTGACTTACATAATAAAAGGGGGATTTTATATTGAGTGTAAACGATCAAATAAGCGTTGGGGGACTTGACTTTAGTTGGAAGTTAGATAAAGGCTTATTTAACTTTGAAGGACAGGATGCGGTTCTTTTTTGGATTTCAAGTGCTATGAAAGCTTTTTTTGACACGATTGAAGAAATTTCAGGCGAAGAAGCTTCAAGGTTAGTATTAGAAACAACGGGTTATCGACAAGGGATGGTTGTTGGGGACTATTTTGAAAAAATGAAACACGTAAGTGTACAAGAAGCTGCAACCCTTATTACGACAACTTATGCATCCGCGGGATGGGGAAATATCGTAATTGAAAATCTGGACCGAGAAGCGCATACCTTGACAGTCTATTTAAAGGATAGCTGGGAACATAAGATTAATGTTGCACAAGAAAAAACAACAGGAGGAAGTTTTCTTCCAGGCCATTTTGCTGGGATTTTTTCGGGACTATTCGCGACAAATGTCTGGTATGAGGTGGAATATTTCCAATTGGAAGGGCACGAGGACACGAAAATAAACTATTTTCCTTCTGATATTACGATTACGGAAAATATACATAATCTTTCTAGAAAAAAAGAATTAGATCATATTGTACAATTAGAAGCCGAAGTGGAAAACAAAACGAGAGAACTAAAAGATCTCGTAAAGCAACTCTCTTCTCCAATTATTCCAGTGTTAAATGGGATTGTTGTCGTCCCGTTAATTGGGAAATACGATGAAGAACGGTCTGAGGAGCTTGTAACAAAAACGCTAGAAAATTTACCAGCCTATCAAGCTAGCTATCTAATCTTGGACTTAACCGGGTTAGACCAAGATTCGGGGGAACTTACAACCCATTTGATAGGTAGACTTGGTACAGCGGCATCCTTAATTGGGACAGAAACGGTACTTGTTGGAATTTCGCCTAAATTGAGTCAAGTTATTAGCAAACAACCTATTCAATTTAGAGAGTTTAATTGTTTTCAAACCTTGCAGCATGGTATTTATTATGCGTTAGCACAGCAAGGTAGGAGAATTGTGTAGTCGCAAGAACGGAGATATCTAGAAACCATATATATATTGAAGAGATTAGATAGGATGATACATGTGCAAGCAAAACTAATAAGCTCTATAAAAAATCGAACATCACTGGTCTGGAAAATCCCGACGTTTCCCATTTTGCTTATGTTAAACTTTATGTTCGGGTTGGCCACCTCGTTATTTATTCCATTCTCATCTATATTTGGATTAGATGAAGTGGGGATGAGTAATGTAGCTTATGGGATCTTTATGACAATCATGGCAATCGGTGGCGTCGTAATTAGTACGTATATAGGAAAGCTTTCCGATCGAAATGTGAGTCGAAAACTCATTTTAATTGTTTCATCTGTTGCAGCGATTGCTGGTTACTTAGGATTTGCGTACGTTCGGGATTACTATATACTTTGTTTCATCGGATTCTTTCTACTGGGAATTGCATCAGCTACCATGCCTCAATTGTGGGCTCATGCTCGTGAGGTACTTGAGCAATCAGATGTTCCCAAAAAGGAAGTACCTTATGTCATGAATGTATTCCGTATGTTTACAGCATTAGCTTGGACTGTTGGTCCTGCCTTTGCGGGATGGATATTAGTCGTAATGGATTTCGAAGGGCTGTTTATGTTAGTTTCGTTAGGCTTTTTACTGTGTATTTTTGCTATCTTCGTTTTCTTGAAGGATGAACCCAAAAAAGTGGATATGACAGGGAAGCAAGTTATGTTAGGGAAGTTCATGCTTCGGCCGCACATATTTGCGAACATCATAGCAATGTTTTTACTACACGCTGCAACAACTATTAATATGCAAAATATCCCGCAGTTCGTTACGAAGACACTTGGAGGGACGGAAGCACATGTAGGAGTCATTTTTAGTGTACCTCCTGTTTTCGAAGTTCCACTTATGATTATGTTCGGGATTATGGCAACAAGATGGGACTTAGGCAAATTGATAAAACTAGGATTTTTCTTTTCCTTCGCTTATTTTTTCTTAATTTGGAATGTTACTGAGCCATGGCAAATCTATCCTTTACAAATTTTAAGTGCCGCTAACGTAGCGATTACGGCAGGATTGGCAGTTACGTATTTTCAAAACTTTTTGCCGAAAGAGCCGGGTACAGCTACAACACTTTATATGAATGCACAAAAAATTGGCTCGACACTAGGCTTTTTACTATTCGGTTACTTTTCTAGTTTATTTGACTATCAAAACGTATTTACGATTTGTATTTTATTTACAGGAATTGGTTTTTTCGTACTTCTATTTTTCGGACAGGAAAGAAAACACAAAAAAGTAGCAGAATTCTAATAATATGTAACATATTTTAAGAGAAAACGTCAGATTCTATAACAAATAGAAAAGAAGGGACGTTATTCATGAAAAAATGGTTAACCATGTTAGGGATTCTCATCATTCTTTCCGCCTGTGGAACAACGAATGCGGATTCTGATTCAAAGGAACAGCCTATACAACCGTTACCAGCTGGAGAAAAAGTAAATGGTTCTGGTGATCAAGGGAGTGAAGGGATTGTGGCAGGAGAAGTAGAAGCTACGCTACGAGAAGTGGCACCATTACAGTATGTGTACACGCTTAAAAATCAGACAGAAAAACCAGTCAAACTGGACTTTACTAGTTCACAACGCTATGATTTTTCTGTTGAAACGAAGGAAGGCAAACAGGTTTATTTATATTCAAGCACTGCTTCTTTTATACAAGCTTTAGGAGAAGAAGAAATCAAACAGGCTGAAGAATTATCCTACACCTTAGATTTAAACCAACTTGGCCTTTCGTCCGGTGATTATGTGTTAACGGCTTGGATGACACCTAAAGAAGGAAAGAAGTATAAAGTTTCAACGGAATTTACAGTGGAGTGATAATTAGAAAAGCTGATAGCTTTTCATTGGTTAAGCGAATCTATTCTCTTTTTAAGGCGTACTACTTACTAAAGACTGGAGTAAGGAGTGGAGTTTGTGACGCAAAATAAGAAGGGGGATAGGGTCGCAGTCTGGATGGTGATTGGGATAGCAATCGGCACTGCGATTGGAGCGGCGATGAATAATATGGGAGTGGGGATTGCGCTAGGTGTCGCATTTGGAGTTGCTATTGGATCAACGAGACATAATAAAAAGACCTAAGGACAATGAACGAGGGAAAAAAGACCAATGATGGTCTTTTTTTTGTGCTCAAATGTAGTCTTATAGCATTAACTTAGTAAAAATGTACTGTTTATAATTGTTTTTGGTTAATTAATGAACATTAATTATTAATTGTGATATACTATTTACCATCAAAGGAGGGATGGGAATTTGGAAAAGGGTATTGGAATAAGTGGGATGGGGCGAATTGGAAGGCTATTAGTCCGCGCTATAATGTCGAATCCGGTGATGAGAAAGGAATTAAAAGCAATTAACAGCACCTATCCAGCTGAAACAATTGCACATTTGCTGAAATATGACTCGGTACATGGAACGTGGGATGTAGATATTCAGGCAACGGAGCATTCTATTACAATTAATGAAAGCGTTTTACAGGTTGCGTATTCTCGAGAGCCAGAAAAGATTCCATGGAAAGATTTTGGAGTGGATCTTGTCATTGATTCGACTGGAAAATTTAATCACAGAGCTGGGGCCGAAAAACATACGGAAGCAGGTGCATCCACCGTTCTTATCACAGCGCCTGGTCAAGAAATGGATCAGACCGTTGTGATGGGAGTCAATCATCAGATGTACAATCCAGAAAAGGATAGATTCCTATCCGCAGCATCATGTACAACAAATTGTGTCGTACCAATATTGAAAGTCTTGGATGAAGCTTTTTCAATTAAGAGAGGTTGGGTGACTACGGTTCACTCTTATACTTCCGACCAAAACCATTTGGATAATCCTCATAAAGATTTGAGAAGAGCCCGATCGTGTACCCAATCCATTATTCCAACGACAACGGGTATCGGTAAGGCGCTTCAAGGGGTATTCCCTCATCTGGCGAGTAAGCTTGAAGGGACAGCAATCCGCGTACCAACGGAAGATGTATCCTTGCTTGACTTAACAATTGAGGTTGATAGAAAGACGACAGTGAAAGAAGTG includes:
- a CDS encoding ABC transporter ATP-binding protein, producing MITFENVKKTYNDGTVAVDDISFTIPTGNLVTLIGPSGCGKTTTMKMINKLIPLTSGRIWMDSEDIAQKEAVDLRRNIGYVIQRIGLMPHMTIEENVSIVPKLKGWPKENYQKKVDDLLDLVGLDPSIYKKRYPLELSGGQQQRIGVIRALAGDPPIILMDEPFSALDPISREQLQEELKLLQQTIHKTIVFVTHDMDEAIKISDKMVVMKDGRLEQMGTPAEILHSPSNEFVRSFLGEDRIKKAQQTFSLYKSAKTVMKQLDLDKKWNELPRLHQNTSLQEVLKTMLIQQVDTVGIENESNQLIGIIEKDDLLYVIANLQEGVY
- a CDS encoding STAS domain-containing protein, encoding MSVNDQISVGGLDFSWKLDKGLFNFEGQDAVLFWISSAMKAFFDTIEEISGEEASRLVLETTGYRQGMVVGDYFEKMKHVSVQEAATLITTTYASAGWGNIVIENLDREAHTLTVYLKDSWEHKINVAQEKTTGGSFLPGHFAGIFSGLFATNVWYEVEYFQLEGHEDTKINYFPSDITITENIHNLSRKKELDHIVQLEAEVENKTRELKDLVKQLSSPIIPVLNGIVVVPLIGKYDEERSEELVTKTLENLPAYQASYLILDLTGLDQDSGELTTHLIGRLGTAASLIGTETVLVGISPKLSQVISKQPIQFREFNCFQTLQHGIYYALAQQGRRIV
- a CDS encoding sugar efflux transporter, whose amino-acid sequence is MQAKLISSIKNRTSLVWKIPTFPILLMLNFMFGLATSLFIPFSSIFGLDEVGMSNVAYGIFMTIMAIGGVVISTYIGKLSDRNVSRKLILIVSSVAAIAGYLGFAYVRDYYILCFIGFFLLGIASATMPQLWAHAREVLEQSDVPKKEVPYVMNVFRMFTALAWTVGPAFAGWILVVMDFEGLFMLVSLGFLLCIFAIFVFLKDEPKKVDMTGKQVMLGKFMLRPHIFANIIAMFLLHAATTINMQNIPQFVTKTLGGTEAHVGVIFSVPPVFEVPLMIMFGIMATRWDLGKLIKLGFFFSFAYFFLIWNVTEPWQIYPLQILSAANVAITAGLAVTYFQNFLPKEPGTATTLYMNAQKIGSTLGFLLFGYFSSLFDYQNVFTICILFTGIGFFVLLFFGQERKHKKVAEF
- a CDS encoding BsuPI-related putative proteinase inhibitor produces the protein MKKWLTMLGILIILSACGTTNADSDSKEQPIQPLPAGEKVNGSGDQGSEGIVAGEVEATLREVAPLQYVYTLKNQTEKPVKLDFTSSQRYDFSVETKEGKQVYLYSSTASFIQALGEEEIKQAEELSYTLDLNQLGLSSGDYVLTAWMTPKEGKKYKVSTEFTVE
- a CDS encoding glycine zipper family protein, which produces MTQNKKGDRVAVWMVIGIAIGTAIGAAMNNMGVGIALGVAFGVAIGSTRHNKKT
- the gap gene encoding type I glyceraldehyde-3-phosphate dehydrogenase — its product is MEKGIGISGMGRIGRLLVRAIMSNPVMRKELKAINSTYPAETIAHLLKYDSVHGTWDVDIQATEHSITINESVLQVAYSREPEKIPWKDFGVDLVIDSTGKFNHRAGAEKHTEAGASTVLITAPGQEMDQTVVMGVNHQMYNPEKDRFLSAASCTTNCVVPILKVLDEAFSIKRGWVTTVHSYTSDQNHLDNPHKDLRRARSCTQSIIPTTTGIGKALQGVFPHLASKLEGTAIRVPTEDVSLLDLTIEVDRKTTVKEVKKMFIQAAEGSLAGILDWTDIPLVSTDYIGASMSAIIDGPSVKVRGNQLKILAWYDNEWAYATRVMELADYIQKERYASGNLQKSS